The Flexivirga aerilata sequence ATAGACGACTGGCCAATTGCTGAACCGACCGTCCGCTTCGGCCATGACCTTGATGTGCGAAGCAGACATCGGCACCTTTACAATTTCAAAGCTGGTCATACCTGTTGCTACGTCCCCTGGCGCGATCCAACGGGTACTTCACCCTTGTCGTCTCCAGCTTCTTGAGAATCAATGCTTCCGGGTCCTGGTTCAGCAGATCGGCGAGCAGGTAGCAATAGGTAAGTACGTCGGCCAGTTCATCAGCGGCATCGGCGAGATCGCCGTGCGGGTTCCATTGGAAACATTCGAGCAATTCCCCCGCTTCGATGCATATGCTCTTGGAGAGGCTTTCTGGAGTATGAAACTGGGCCCACTCGCGCTCGGCGACCAAGGAGCGTAACGCGTCAAGGGCACGACGGTCTGCCATGAGTGCAGGTTAGCGAGCGGACCCGGCACGTGGCGATCGACGCACGGCGCAGCCTTCTGCGTTCATCAGTGATGGCTAGCGAGCGACCCGGCGAGGATCTGGTCCTGGACCCGCCTCCCGCGCGTCTCGAGCCGACGCCGGCCGCCGGGGAGAGCGCTGAGAGTGCGGTAGCGCAGCGAATTCCCAACAACCGCAGCGACGGCCGCCCATGGCGGTCGCATTGGCATAGCCAGCTCGCGCATGCTCTGCTTGCCGACCACCGCGCTCAGCAGGCTGTGTGCGCGGGCGCGCGCATAGCGCTGATGCCAGTGCTCCAGGCGCGGGTTGGCATGCCCGTAGTTGCGCTGTGCCTGGGTGTCGAGGGTGAGCCGCGCGAGCTCCTGACCGGCCGGTGTCTGGTCGCCGGCAGTGAGGAGCACGTGGTAGTTGATCCGGTGCCGCTCTTGCTCGTCGTCGGTGAGGAAGTCGGGGTCTACTCCCATCAGCCAGCCGATGTAGCGCCAGAGATGCATCAGGTCGTCGCGCTGTTGCCGGCTCACCGGCACCCCCAGCATCTGGCAGCCGAGGATGACCGTCGCGTCGAACAGTCCCAGCGTGCCCGCCTGGTCCGCCTGGTTGATCGGCAGGCCGAATCGCGCAGTTTCCCAACGCTTTTCGAATCGCATGTTGACCAGCGCGTGCATGACACGCACGTGCAAGGTCAGGCGCCAGCCTTCGGCGCCGACCCGCATGCCGCCTGGCGTCGTCGCTGCATTGGTCCACTGCTCACTCTCGGCCAGGCGGCGCAACGTGTTGTCGCCGGCCAGTCCACCGGTGAGCACCAGCAGGTCTGCCGGGCCGCCGAAGCGGTAACCGCCGATGAGGGAAAGGTTGAGCAGGACGTCATGCGCGGTGCGCCCCAGATAGCCGTATGCCGCAGCGCCGCGCTCGATGCGCGCCCAATCCACCCACTCGGGCGCCTCCATGGCGAGGGACAGAAAGGCCCGCAGTGCGGGTGGCGTGTCGTCGGACACCTCCGGTGCGGCGTCCAGGGCGGCTGCGAGTTGGGCGTGGGTCACCCGATCGGGGTCACCCGGCGGCAGCTGCATCGCCTCCGCCACCGCGGCGCCCAGCTCGTCGCGCTCGAGCAACGCCATTCCCAATCGCTGCATCAATCGCTCATCGACTTCCGGGGATATGCCGGTTGCGCGCAGCAGGGGTTTCGCGATCGCGCGCCCGCGGGCTTCGTTCTGGCGGAAGCGGGCCGGCGGCGCGGAAAGCACGGTCTGACTCATGCGAAGTTTCTAACGCGAATAATTACTCGCATACAATTCGCGTATGCGAAAGAAACCGAGGCAGGAGCGTTCCCGCCAGATGGTCGAGCGCATCGTGAGCGCCGGGCGCGATGTCCTGATCCGCGACGGTTACGCGGGCTTCGCCACCAACCGGGTCGCCGACACCGCTGACGTCAGCCCTGGCTCGCTCTACCAGTACTTCCACGACAAGGACGAGCTGCTCGCCGTCGTCCTCGACCGCTACTGGGACGAGGTCGCCGAGCGCGTCTCGGCCTCGCTCGCCGACCGCTTCGACGACCCGCCGGATCGCCTGGTGCGCAACACGATCGACGCGTTGCTCGGCGCGCTCGAACGCGACTCGCATTTGCTTCGTGTGGTCGTCGAGGAGATCCCGGCGCGCCGGCTCACCGACCGGCGCCTCGCGCTGCGCCGCCGCATCGAGGAGCTCGTCACGGCATACCTGAGTGTCCGGCCCGACGTGCAGGGTCGCATCGCGACCAAGGCGTGGGTGATCGTCGCGGGCATGGAGGGACTCGCGGTGCGCTGGGTGCTCGATCAGCCACCGATCCCGCGCGACAAGGTCGTCGACGAATTGACCGCGCTCGCCGAGCGGTATGTCGCCCCGGCTGCGTAAGTTGATAACCCCTACAGATCAAGGAAGTCCACACATGCCAACCTTCCGCGAGGCCATCGAAACCCGCGACCTCGACGCAGTCGAGGCGATGCTGGCCGACGAAGTCGTCTTTCGCAGTCCCGTCGCCTTCAAGCCGTATGCGGGGAAGGCCATCACCAGCGCGATCCTGCGCGCAGTGGTGGAGGTCTTCGAGGACTTCCGTTACGTGCGGGAGATCCGCGACGACGGTGGCGCCGACCATGCGCTCGTCTTCGAAGCCAAGGTCGACGGGTTGCAGCTCACCGGATGCGACTTCCTGCACTACGACGCGGCCGGCAAGATCGACGACTTCATGGTGATGGTGCGGCCGCTCAAGGGCGCGCAGGCGCTCGCCGAACGGATGGGCGAGCGGTTCGAGGCGATCCAGGCGGCAGCGGCGAAGACGCCCGAAAACCGTTGACTACTCTGCCTCGTCGAGGAAGATGTCGCGTTCGAGGCCTTCGGTCGGCCCGTACTTCGACAGGTCGGTGACGCCCGCCTCGCGCAACACGTCGACGTCGATGAAGGCGTTGCCGCTGCACTCGCCGGCCGTCTTGTTGAGGATCTCCATCGCCGCGTCCGCGACGATTTCCGGTGTGCGGGCCTTCGCCATCGCCTCGTCCCCGCCGAGCAGGTTCTGCACGGCGGCGGTCGCGATCAACGTCTCCGGCCACAGGCAGTTCGCGGCCACCGGGACATCGGCATACTCCGCCGCCCATCCCAGCGTCAGCATCGTCATGCCGTACTTCGCGAGGGTGTATGCCGGGTGCGCGCCCAGCCACTTCGGGTTGAGGTTGAGCGGCGGCGAGAGCGACAGGATGTGCGGGTTGTCGGCCGTGCGCAGGTGGGGGAGCGCGGTGCTGGTCAGCAGGTAGGTGCCCCGCAGCTGGATGCCCGTCATCAGGTCAAAACGCTTGATGGGCAACGATTCCGTCGGCTGCAACGCGATCGCCGACGCATTGTTGACCACGATGTCGATCCCGCCGAACCGGTCGACGGTCTGCTGCACTGCGGCCTTCACGCTCTCCTCGTCGCGCACGTCCCCGACGATCGCCAGGCCGGTGCCGCCGGCCTCGTTGATCTCGGCCGCGGCCGTGTGCACCGTCCCCGGCAGGCGCGGATCCGGCTCGTCGGTCTTGGCGAGTATGGCGACATTGGCGCCCTGCCGAGCGGCTGCGACGGCGATCGCCAAGCCGATGCCACGGCTGCCGCCCGACATCAGGATGGTGCGGCCGCTCAGATCGGTTTCGGACATGATGCCTCGCTCGGTCGGGTGCAGATGCCGACGAAATTACACTCGCCAATCAGTTGGCACAAGACTGTAATGCGAAATCCGTGTAGCGTCCTTCTGGTGGTGGACAGCTCACTCGTGCCTGCGATCTCGGCCCGTTCGGCGGTGCTGAGTCTGCTGCTGGCGCTGCACCCGCCGAGCCTCAGCACACGCGAAATCATCGCTGCCATGGAGCTTTTCGGCATCTCGGAGCCGACCACGAGGGTCGCGCTCACCCGGATGGTGGCGGCGGGAGATCTGATCCGGGACGAGAGTTCCTACACGCTGTCGGAGCGCTTGTTGCATCGGCAGCGCGACGTCGAACCGCCCGTGCAGCGCCGCTGGCGCGGCACCTGGGAGCTCGCGATCGTCACCACTTCCGGGCGTAGCGCCGCCGACCGCACCGCCCTGCGCCGCGAGATGCAACGGCAGCGCGTCGCCGAGCTGCGTGAAGGTGTCTGGACCCGCCCCGCCAATCTCCGGCGCGAATGGCCGCAGCGCCTGTTGCAGGTGTCGACCTGCTTCGAGGCGCGGCCCACGTCGGACAGTGCGGCCCTCGCCGCGCGTCTCTGGGACCTCGACGGCTGGGCGGCTGCCGGCCGCGCGTTCGTGGAGGCCCTCGACGAGACCACCGACGAGCCGAGTCGCTTTCGCACGATGGTGGCCGCCGTGCGTCACCTGCAGAGTGATCCGCTGCTGCCGGCAGAGTTGCTGCCGACCGACTGGCCCGTCGAGGCGCTGTCCGTGCGCTATGCCGACTACCGCAGCTGGGTCGGCAATCTCGGCCGCAACCGTTGAGCCGGGCGGCGATTCGTCATACCTGCACGGTCAGGTCGGCTGAGACCCAGTGTTCCGGCCGGAGCCGTATGACGACCAGGCCGGTCATCGCCTGTGATGCTGCGAGATAGCCGTCGAGCTCGGCACCGGTCAGGTAACGCGCCGCCAGGTCGGCATTCTCCTGTTGCCCGGCCGCCTCGATCGACGCGACCGAGCCCTCCACGGACACGTACATGGTGCGTGGCGTGACCGTGTCGACCATGAGGCTGAATCGGCCGGCAGCCTTGATGGCCTTACCTTTCCGGGAGTTTTCCTCAGTCAGAATCCATGGCTGCCCGCCCGGTTGGTAGCCGTACCAGATCGGCACGACGAGCGGTGCGCGACCGGGTTCGGCCACCCCGAGCGCGGCGACGTGAGGTGCGGCGAGGAACTGCTGACGCGTGTCCGGTGAAAGTGCCATGCTTCCAGCCTCACACGACGAGGTGGCCGCCCGGTTACGAGTTGCCGTCGGCCTTGTCCAGCGGCACGCTTCCGTGCAGCCCCGGTATGCGACCGCGGCTGCCCATCGCCAGCTTGGAGTGCTTGCGGCCGTAGGCGAAGTAGACAACCAACCCGATCACCAGCCACACCAGGAAACGCAGCCAGGTCTCGACGGCGAGGCTCGCCATCAGGCCGAAGCAGCACAGCGCGGTGACGATCGGCAGCAACGGCACCTGCGGTGTGCGGAACGGTCGCTCCATGCGCGGTTTGGTGCGACGCAGCACCGCCACCGCGATCGCGACCACCACGAACGCGAAAAGCGTGCCGATGCTGACCATTTCGGCGAGGGTCGCGAGCGTGACGAAGGCCGCGATGACGGCGACCACGATCGTCGTACCGACGGTCAGCAGGAACGGCGTGCGGAACTTCGGGTGGGCCCGGCCCACGGACTCCGGCACCAGGCCGTCCCGCGACAACGCGTAGCCGATGCGGCCCATCGCGACGATGTCCACCAGGATCACCGAGCTCAGGCCGCAGACAGCGGCCAGCCCGATGAGGAACCCGGCGATGCCGATGTGCGGTTTGAACGCCTCCGAGATCGGGGCGCCCTCGTCGAGGTTGGTGTACTTCACCATGCCGGTGATCACGAAACTCACTGCGAGATAAAGGAATGTGCAGATCAGCAGCGTCCCGATCAGGCCACGCGGCATGTCCTTGCCCGGGTTCTTGGTCTCCTCGCCGAGGTTGGCGACCGCCTCGAACCCGCTGTAGGCGAAGAACACCACGGCTGCCGCGACGAGCACACCGGCGATCCCGAACGCGGACGGTTGGACGCCCGAAACCCACTGCCACAGCGGCTGTTTCAGCTCCTCGCCGCCGCCCTCGGTGGGCACCGCCTTCGGGAAGAACGGCGTCAGGTTGGACATCTTCAGAAAGAACAGGCCGGCGACGATCACGAAGAGGCACACCGCGACCTTCGTGACCACCAACGCGTTGGTGACCCACTTGGCCTCCCGAATCCCCACCGCCGCAACGCTGCCCAGCACCAGCACGATGAAGACGGCGCCGAGATTGACCGTGGATCCTTCGCCCATGATGCTGTCCCAGAACGACCCGTGCAGGCCTAATGCGCTCTGGAGATAACCGGACCAGCCGCGGGCGACCACCGCTGCGCCCAAAGCGAATTCGAGCACCAGGTCCCACGCGATGATCCAGGCGAAGATCTCCCCGATCGTGGTGTAGGCGTAGGTGTAGGAGCTGCCCGCGGTCGGCACCGCGGACGCGACCTCGGCGTAACACAGCGCCGCCATCATGCTGATGATGCCCGCGATCGCGAACGACACCACGATCGCCGGGCCGGCCTGGTTTTTCGCCTCGACGCCGGTCAGGGTGAAGATGCCGGTGCCGATCACGATGCCGATCCCGAAACCCATCAGATCCCGGGCGGTCAGGGTCTTCGACAGGCCCCCACCGTGGCTCTCGCCCTCGTCATTCTGATGTATGACGGTGTCGACGTCCTTCGTGCGGACGAGCGTTCGTAGAACTCCCATTTCCCTGACAGTAGGGGAACTATGCGCCGAGCGGGAGACGTAGGACCGTGTCAGTCTGCAGAGAAGCGCATTGCCGCAGTCCGGCCCCGGTGCCACGACTTCGGCAGCGGTTGCGTGGTCACGAGTACGTGATCACGCAACGGCCGGCGCTGGCTCACTCAGCGGACGCCGCAGGTTCATCAGCTGGCACAGAGTTCTGAAACTCTGTCCGAACATCCCTAAGCCGACGTCCGTCGGCCACAGCCCAGAAGTACCACCCGTTGGTTGCGCTTTTACGAAGTGAGTGTCCAGCGGCGGACGGCGTGGTGTAGCGCTTGCCGTTTAGCTCGATTGCACCGTCAGCGGTTAGCGTGGCCTCGGCGCCCTTGAAGTCTCGATGAGTCGCAAACAGCTTGTCGCCCGCTGCCAGTAGGCCGGCGCCGATCAAATGTTTCAGTTCGACCCAGTCGCCGGCCTTGGTCTGCGGGTCGATGACCTTGCCGTGGTGGCCATCGGGAACTGGCCACACACGAAGTATCCGGGCGATCAGCTCAGCGGTGCGCTCATCGATCAGCTCCTCGCCCCAGGGCTGGTGCTCGGTTCGCTTAATGACCCGGCCGGTAAGGGTAATGGTGTTGTGATCCTGCAGCGCAGACCGCTTGGAGGGCCAAGAGCCGTTCGAGACCTTCGAGTTGAGGGACGTGGTCAACAGCGTGAGATTGCCGAGCCGATGTACTCGCGCCTGACGTTCATCTGCTTCCTCTGGGGTTGCGGTCGGCCACGTGTCCTTCCAGCTCCGTGGAAGGAGGTGTTCGATCGGGTACCCCTTTCGCTCCAGTTGCGGCTGCCCGGTCTCAGCGCGATAGCTGTCCTCGATTGCTTCGAGGAACATGCGGAGGCGACCTCGTGGGAATCGCGTGTAGACGGCCTCAGTTGCGAGGGTTCTAAGAACTTCCTCGTCGCCTGGCCAATACGTACTCGTCACCTTAAGTCGGGCGAGATGAGCCGTGATGCGCTCGACGAGGCGATCGTCAGGAGTGTTGGTGTTGGCCGCGATGATGTCAGCCACGATACGACCAAGATCGCCGCCCGCCAGACGAAGGAGCTGGCGACGCACCACCCAACTTTCGGCGGCGGTGACGATGGCGGAGACCGTCGCCTCGGACAGATTGCGTCCGGGCTCATGGAGGAATATGAGCAGCGGTTTGAGGATCTCCACACCGCTGACCTGCATCCGGTACACGGCCATTTCGACAGCGCTGAGGCTCCCACCTGGACGGGCAGCAGCCTCGGTCCACGCCTCGTACTGCTGCGCTTGCTGTTTGATGACCGGCAGCAGGTCCGCCATTGTGTGGTCGGATTCGAGTTCGACGTAAGACTTGAATCGGGTGAAGGTCGCCTGTGGACTTACTTCCTCTCCGGTGCGCGCCACAAGCCACTGGTTGAGGAACAGCGAGCTTCGGCTGACGAGATTTCGGCCGACGCTAACCTCCTTCATCCAAAACTTGGTCTCGAAAGGCCAGTCCTCGTGGTAGGCCTTGGTCGTGTCGCCACCTTCTGCTTCTAGGCGTTGGAAGACGAAGTTGCGCACGAGGTCGGCGGCGGTGAGCGGGGTGCCGCGAGCGTTGAGAGTCTCAAAGATCTCTTGCGAGTTCTCAGAAGCCTCCAACTCGATCGAGACCAACTGGAGACCATCGAGCAGGACCGTGGTCAGTTCCTTGGCCTTGGCGACATACTCCTCCGAATCCGTTGTGCCAAGCCACTGCTCGACCACTGTCGAAAAATAGGCATGTGCAGCTACGACTTGCGAGCCGGCGTGTGCCAGGGTGCCGTGGTCCACTGGCGCCTCTGCAGACATCACCTCATCGAAGGCTGCCCGGTCGTTGTTGAGGTGGCGTACCTTGAGGCGGCTGTCGCTTTCCTCGATGTAGATCTCGTCATTGTGGGTGAGACGTTCAAGCTGAGCCGCGAGCCGGGCTTGGTCCGATTCGGCCAGCAGGGCGGCGGTCGCATCCGCAAGAATCTGCAAGGTCGTCAGACGCTGCTGGCCGTCGATCACGTTCCAGGTCGTCAAGCGCTTGCTTTGCGCCTCGTGAGATTGGATGACGACGGCCCCGAGGAAGTGGGTCGCGTGGAGGTGTGGCTCGGCGATCCGTAACTCCGCGATTCGACGGATATCGTTCCATAGTGGCTCCCACTGCTCGTTTTCCCTCCAGACGTAGGGACGCTGGAACAGAGGGATCACGAAGTGCTGCGGCAGGTTGAATAGCTGTAGCGGCGTCCGCTTGAAGGTCTCCACCCTCTAGATACTTCCCTATCGTGGGTCAGAATCGGCAGCATCGACGCAAGTCGTTGGAGGTGGGCGGCGCAGTGCTGACACGCGGAGCGGGAGATAGGAAAGGCTCCGACCATTCCTGGTCCGCGAGTGACGGCTGGATCACCGAGCGACGGCCCGATCGGGGCGTCAACCGGCGAGGGAGCCGTCACTCGGGATCAGATGTCGTGTTGTTGACGACATCCTGCGGGGCTCGGCTGCGGCCGGCGGCTGCTTCGCGACGCCGCCAACCTCCGCCTCACTCCTCAGATGTCGTATTCGTTGACGACATTTCGACCCGTTCCGCTCCGGCCGCGCGCTGCGCTCCTTCGTCGCTTCGCCCGCAACCTACGCTGCACCGGACTAAATGTCGTGCCCGTTTGACGACATCCTGCGGGGCTCGGCTGCGGCCGGCGGCTGCTTCGCGACGCCGCCAACCTCCGCCTCACTCCTCAGATGTCGTGTTGTTGACGACATTTCGACCCGTTCCGCTCCGGCCGCGGGCTGCGCTCCTTCGTCGCTTCGCCCGCAACCTACGCTGCACGGGACTAAATGTCGTAGTACAACTCAAACTCGTGCGGGTGCGGACGGAACCGCAGCGGGTCGACCTCGTTGGTGCGCTTGTAGTCGATCCAGGTCTCGATGAGGTCCTCGGTGAAGACGTCGCCCTCGGTGAGGAAGTCGTGGTCGGCCTCGAGCGCGTCGAGCACGGCCGGCAGCGAGTCGGGCACCTGCGCGATGTTCGCGTGCTCCTCCGGCGGCAGCTCGTAGAGGTCCTTGTCGACCGGCTCCGGCGGCTCGATGCGGTTCTTGATCCCGTCCAGGCCCGCCATCAGCTGCGCCGCGAAGCACAGGTAGGGGTTGGCGCTCGGGTCGGGGATGCGGAACTCGATGCGCTTGGCCTTCGGCGAGGTGCCCGCGATCGGGATGCGGATGCACGCCGAGCGGTTGCGCGCCGAGTAGACCAGGTTGACCGGCGCCTCGTAGCCCGGCACCAGCCGGTGGTAGGAGTTGACCGTCGGGTTGGTGAAGGCCAGCAGCGACGGGGCGTGCTTGAGCAGACCACCGATGTACCAGCGGGCGATGTCGGAGAGGCCGCCATACCCCTTCTCGTCGAAGAACAGCGGCTCGCCGTCCTTCCACAGCGACTGGTGGGTGTGCATGCCCGAACCGTTGTCACCGAACAGCGGCTTCGGCATGAACGTCGCGGTCTTGCCGTTCTCGAACACCGTGTTCTTGACGATGTACTTGAACTTCATGATGTCGTCGCCGGCGCCGAGCAGCGTCGAGAAGGTGTAGTTGATCTCCTGCTGGCCGGCGGTGCCCACCTCGTGGTGCGCGCGCTCGACGTTGAGGCCGACCTCGTGCAGGTTGGTGACGATGTCGTCACGCAGGTCGGCGAAGTGGTCGACGGGGGAGACCGGGAAGTAGCCGCCCTTGTAGCGCGGCTTGTAACCGAGGTTGCCGCCCTCCTCGTCGCGGCCGGTGTTCCACGCGCCCTCGACCGAGTCGATGTAGTAGTAGCCGGCATTCGCCTTCGTCTCGAAGCGGATGTCGTCGAAGATGTAGAACTCCGCCTCCGGCCCGAAGTAGGCCGTGTCGGCGATACCCGTCGACTTCAGGTAGGCCTGCGCCTTGGCGGCGATGTTCCGCGGGTCACGCGAATACGGCTCTCCGGTAAAGGGATCCACGATCGAAAAGTTGAGGATCAGGGTCTTGTGCTTGCGGAACGGGTCGAGGAACGCCGTCGTCGGGTCGGCAATCAGCTTCATGTCCGACTCGTGGATCGCCTGGAAGCCGCGGATCGACGAACCGTCGAACATCGCGCCTTCCTTGAGCGCATCCTCGTCCAGGCTGGCGGCCGGGACGTTGAAGTGCTGCATCACCCCTGGGAGGTCACAGAAGCGGACATCCACGAACTCGATGTCCTCGTCCTTGATGTACTTCAAGACCTCATCGGCGGTGTTGAACATGAAACCTCCATCGATCGGAAAGCACGCAGCCGGCATCAGTGCCCTGCGTCAGCCGCGAGCGTAGGCGCGCACCGTTTCCCGACCATCACCCATAGGTTTCGCCCGTGTTACGTGCGCCGGCGCCTCGGTGGCCGTGCATCAGTATGCCGAGTCGGTCCCGCCCGGCCGGGCGACGCCCACATGATGGAGGTCCGGCGCCCCGCTTAGGCTGGTCGCCGTGGTGAGCAGTGATCGGTCGGGCAGCCCAGCGGGCAACGCAGCCAGCAACCAGGCGGGCAACCCAAACGCGACCGGCTATCCCGGCGAAGCGCTCGGCCTCCCGCAGGACGGCCCGGGCTCGATCGGCCGGCTGGGCCCGCGTGTTGTCGCCCTGCTGATCGACTGGCTGCTCTGCTCGCTCATCGCCGCCGCATTTCTCGGCTATCGCCTCGGCGGGCAGGGCCGCGGCGGTTGGGCGCCGCTCGCGGTCTTCCTGGTCGAGAACGTCGTGCTGATCGGCACGCTCGGTTCGACCGTCGGCCACCGCATCGTCGGGCTGCACGTCTCGAAGGTCACCGGCGCCGCGACGGGACCGCTGCCCGCGCTGATCCGCAGCGTGCTGCTGTGCCTTGTCATACCGGCGGTCGTGTGGGACAAGGACGGCCGCGGCATGCACGACCGGCTCGCCGGCACCATCATCCGCCGGACCCGCTGAGGTCGCCTCAGCGCGTGCGCACGGTCGTGGTCACCGGCGTCGGGTTGGCAAACAGGTCCAGCACCGGGCAGTGCTGGTGCACCGCAGCCTCCAGCTCGTCATAGCGCTCCTGCGGCTCCGGGCCGGTCAGCTCCACCTCGAGCCGTATGGCGGAGAACCCCGGCCGCACGCTCTCGTCGATCCCGAACAGTCCGCGCACGTCGAGGTCCCCCTCGGCCGCGATCGCGACGTCGTCCAGCTGGATGCCGAGCTGCTGGGCGAAGAGCCGGTAGACCACGACCTGGCAGGAGATCAGTGCGCCGAGCGCGTATTCGACCGGGCTGGCGGCGGAGTCGTCGCCGGCCAGCGCGGCCGGCTCGTCGACCCGGAAGGTGTGCTTGCCCGCCGTCAACTCGGTGGCGACGCTGCCGTCGCCGACGCCGCGCACCGCGTAGGTGAGCTTGGCGTTGTCCGGGTCGGCGGCGATGCGGTCCGACCAGCCCTGACCGGCCTCGGTGAGACGTGCTGCGCGGTCGGTGGCGGCGTCGACGGTCTGCGAGGTCATGCGGCACTCCTAGAAGCGAAGTTATTGATGTACAAAGCAAACGTTATGCACCAGGTCGGCAAAAGGCCCCGTCCACCTGGTGGACGAGGCCTGTCACCGACCGCTGCGCCCGGCTCAGCGTCCTTGCTGGTTGGCAGCGGCCGCTGACCCGGTGCTGCGCTCCGGCTCAGCGTCCGCGCAGCGCCTTGCGGTCCATCCGCGGCGCGTTGCGCGGGTCCATGCCCTTGGGGATCGGCGGCTTGGTGGCGCCGAGCGCGCGCAGCCGCTTGTTGACCGCCTGCACCTCGGCGTCGGTCAGCTTCTTGTCGAGCTTGTTCATCGTCTTGGTGAGCTCGCCGACCTTCACGGTGTCGTCACCGGCACCGACGCGCAGCAGGTGCACCGGCACCTCCGCGCCCGCGACCCGGCTGACCCGCTTGCGCTCGGACTCCAGCAGCTTGCGGGCCGCGCCCGACGGTCCCTCGCCGATCAGCACCACGCCCGGCTTGCCGACGGCCCGGAAAACCATTGCGGCGTTTGACAGTTCGCTCATCTTGCGCGCGCGCCCGGCCTCCGCGGCGACCGGCTCCTGCTCGTAGTACCAGCCGCGGCGCAGCCCCTGCAGCACCGCGCTCGTGCCACCGGCCTGGCCGTCCAGAGCGCCGTATGCCGCCCGCTCGGCCAGCCTGCCGAAGACGATCAGCGCCGCCAGCAGACCGAAGATGATGCCGATGATCCCGGTGTAGATGTAGCTGTCGAAGATCAGGTGCAGCAGGAAGGTGACGACCAGGAAGACCACGATGAACGCCGCCGCCATCCACAGCGGGATGAGCGGGTTCTGCTTGATCGACGCCTTCCAGAGCGTCGCGAACTGCGACAATCGGCCCGGGTTGTTCGGGTCCTTCGGCTGACGCGAGAAACGTGACTTCTTGGCGGGTTCGGGCGCGCTCGACATACCCCTCAGGATAGGTCAGCGATGACCCGCCGGTGTCAACCGGCTGTGCGCTCCACGAGCGCGGCCGCCTCCTGGCGCGCCGGCGCGTCCGCGGCGGCCGCGAGGTGCTGCAGGTTGGCCGGCAGCTCGCGCCCCAGCTTGGCCATCGCCCCGGCATACAGCTTGCCCGCGCGGTATGACGAACGCACCAGCGGCCCCGCCATCACGCCGAGGAAGCCGAGCTCGCCGGCGGTGTCGGCCCAGCGCACGAATTCCTCCGGCTTGACCCACCGGTCGATCGGGTGGTGCAGCGGCGACGGGCGGAGATACTGCGTGATCGTGAGGATGTCGCACCCGGCCTCGTGCAGGTCGCGCAGCGCCTGCTCGACCTCGTGGTCCTCCTCGCCCATGCCGAGGATCAGGTTGGACTTGGTGACCAGGCCCGCCTCCTTGGCCATGGTCAGCACCTTGAGCGACTTCTCGTAGGTGAACGCCGGGCGGATGCGCCGGAAGATGCGCGGGACCGTCTCCAGGTTGTGCGCGAACACCTCCGGTCGTGCCTCGAAGACCTGGCCGACCAGCTCGGGCTTGGCGCCGAAGTCGGGCGGCAGGATCTCCACGCCGGTGTTGGGGTTGAGCTCGTGGATCTGCCGGATCGTCTCGGCATAGAGGCCGGCCGCGCCGTCCGGCTGGTCGTCGCGCGCGACGCCGGTCACGGTGCAGTAGCGCAGGTTCATCGTCGCGATCGACTCCGCGACGCGCCGCGGCTCGTCGAGGTCCAGCGCCGTCGGGCGCCCGGTGGCGATGTCGCAGAAGTCGCAGCGCCGCGTGCAGATGTCACCGCCGATGAGGAAGGTCGCCTCGCGGTCCTCCCAG is a genomic window containing:
- a CDS encoding DUF4191 domain-containing protein, whose product is MSSAPEPAKKSRFSRQPKDPNNPGRLSQFATLWKASIKQNPLIPLWMAAAFIVVFLVVTFLLHLIFDSYIYTGIIGIIFGLLAALIVFGRLAERAAYGALDGQAGGTSAVLQGLRRGWYYEQEPVAAEAGRARKMSELSNAAMVFRAVGKPGVVLIGEGPSGAARKLLESERKRVSRVAGAEVPVHLLRVGAGDDTVKVGELTKTMNKLDKKLTDAEVQAVNKRLRALGATKPPIPKGMDPRNAPRMDRKALRGR
- the lipA gene encoding lipoyl synthase; the encoded protein is MTVAPEGRKMLRVEARNAETPIERKPSWIRTTAKMGPAYTGLHQLVKGQGLHTVCQEAGCPNIFECWEDREATFLIGGDICTRRCDFCDIATGRPTALDLDEPRRVAESIATMNLRYCTVTGVARDDQPDGAAGLYAETIRQIHELNPNTGVEILPPDFGAKPELVGQVFEARPEVFAHNLETVPRIFRRIRPAFTYEKSLKVLTMAKEAGLVTKSNLILGMGEEDHEVEQALRDLHEAGCDILTITQYLRPSPLHHPIDRWVKPEEFVRWADTAGELGFLGVMAGPLVRSSYRAGKLYAGAMAKLGRELPANLQHLAAAADAPARQEAAALVERTAG